The window ATGCGTGAGCTGCACCAGGGGGACCGCTACTTTCTCCGGGGGGATTGGTACCACAAGATGGTCCGGAAAATGGCGGAGGTGGGATCGGGAGAGGATCCGGAGACGGGCGGCATCGTTCGTTCGAGGCGGGAGATGGTCTACGCGGAGACGGCGGAACAGATCCGCCGGCAGGTAGGCGCGGAAAGGGTCCTGCTGGTCGAAACGGGAGAGGACCCTGGGAACGGCCGCGTATCCTGGGCGCTGTCTCCGGAGGGAGGCGGACCGGGAACGGATGCGTACGAGCCCCTCGGGGACAGCTACGTCGGATGGGTGATCCGGAACGGGACGCAGCGCATCTTTCCGGGCACCGCCAGTCCCCCGCGAAACCAGGGTGTTGTACCGGGATCGTGGGAGAGGGAAGGGGAGCGGTCGTTCCTGGTCCTGCCGGTGGAGGGGAGGGTGGGATTCCGGGGCGCCCTGGTCTGCGCCCACCCGCAGGAGAAACGGTTCCGGAAACGGCACGCGGAGATCGCGCGGGACATCACAAGGGTCATGCAACTCGGGCTTTCCCACGTCGAACGGCTCGAGTCGCTCACGAAAAAGGCGACCACGGACGGGCTGACCGGACTGTCGAACCGGAAGGCGTTCCTCGAACGGCTGGCGATGGATCTCGCGCGGCTCGACGGCCGACATCCGTGCGGGGTCGTGATGGTGGACATCGACCACTTCAAGCGGATCAACGACACCTACGGACACCCGTTCGGCGACGAGGTTCTGCGGGGCGTGGCATCCGTGCTCGGAAAGGGAGTCCGCAAGGGGGACACGGCGGGTCGGTACGGAGGAGAGGAGTTCGTGCTCTACCTCCACATGGCGGATACGGATCGGGCCAGGGAGGGCGCCGAGAGGTTTCGACGGATGATCCGGCAGATCCGGTTTTCCCACGCGGGAAAGGAGGTCGGCGTCACCGCCTCCTTCGGCGTCGCGTGCGCTCCCCTTCACGGCAAGGGTGTCGAGGATCTCCTGAAGCACGCCGACGAGGCGCTGTATCTCTCAAAGGAGCGCGGCCGCGACCGGGTGACGGTCTACCCGGGACGAACCACGGACGCGCCGCGTTGACACCCCCCCTCCCGCGGGGCTAAACTGTCGCCTTTACAACTCTTTTCCCTTCGAGGCGCTGTTTGGACGCACGTCGCATCGTCGAGTCCCTGGTCTTCTCCGCGGTCCGGAAAAAAATCGCCGAATGGGGAGAGGACGCGGAGGTCTCCGTCGCACTGGAGATCCCCCGCCAGGAATCGCACGGGGATTTCTCCACCAACGCGGCGATGCAGATCGCCGGGCGTCTCGGAAGAAAACCGCGGGCCGTGGCGGAGGAAATCGTGACGGCGCTCCGCGAGGAAGACCGGCGGGGGCGCTTTGCATCGCTTTCGATCGCCGGTCCGGGGTTCATCAACATCGTTCTCTCCGAGGAGTTCTGGAGGGAAGTCCTGACGGTCGCGCTGGAGAAGGGGCCGCGGTTCGGCGCCTCGAAGGCCGGAGAGGGAAAAACCGTCCACGTCGAGTTCGTCTCCGCCAACCCCACCGGGCCCCTCCACGTCGGTCACGGCCGCGGCGCCGCGGTCGGGGATGCCCTTGCCCGGATCCTCGAATTCACCGGACACAAGGTCGTCCGCGAGTATTACATCAACGACGTCGGCAACCAGATGGACAATCTCGGGCGTTCGCTTCACGCGAGATACCGTGTCCTGTGCGGACGCAACGCCGAGCTCCCCGAGGACGGGTATCGCGGGGAATACATGATCGAGCTCGCGCGGGACTTCCGCGAGGAGGTCGGGGACCGTTACGCCGACTCGACGGAGGAGGAGGCGCTTCCCGTCTTCCGGAAGGAGGCGGGGGATCGCATCCTTCGCGGTATCCGCGACGACCTCGCGTCGTTCCGGGTGACGTACGACCGGTGGTTCGCCGAACGGGAGCTTCATGATCGCGGCCTGGTCGCCGCAGCCCTAGCGGACCTGCGGGAACGCGGACAGCTCTACGAAGCCGATGGGGCGACGTACTTCCGCAGCCAGGCGCTGGGGGACGAAAAGGACCGCGTCCTGATCCGCGCGGACGGTCGAACCACCTATTTTGCGGCCGACGTCGCGTATCATCGGCACAAGATGCGGGAAGGGTTCTCCCGCGTGATCGACATCTGGGGGGCCGACCATCACGGGTACGTGCCGAGGCTTCGCGCGGCGCTTCGGGGGCTCGGGGAAGACGAGAACCGCCTGGAGGTGCTGCTCGTCCAGTTCGTGACCCTGATCCGGGACGGGAAAGCGGTCCAGATGTCCACCCGGTCGGGAGAATTCACGACGTTGCGCGAGGTTCTCGACGAGGTGGGGGTCGACGCGGCGAGGTTTTTCTACCTGCTGCGCAGTTTCCACACCCACCTGGACTTCGACCTCACCCTGGCGAAAACCCAG is drawn from bacterium and contains these coding sequences:
- the argS gene encoding arginine--tRNA ligase — protein: MDARRIVESLVFSAVRKKIAEWGEDAEVSVALEIPRQESHGDFSTNAAMQIAGRLGRKPRAVAEEIVTALREEDRRGRFASLSIAGPGFINIVLSEEFWREVLTVALEKGPRFGASKAGEGKTVHVEFVSANPTGPLHVGHGRGAAVGDALARILEFTGHKVVREYYINDVGNQMDNLGRSLHARYRVLCGRNAELPEDGYRGEYMIELARDFREEVGDRYADSTEEEALPVFRKEAGDRILRGIRDDLASFRVTYDRWFAERELHDRGLVAAALADLRERGQLYEADGATYFRSQALGDEKDRVLIRADGRTTYFAADVAYHRHKMREGFSRVIDIWGADHHGYVPRLRAALRGLGEDENRLEVLLVQFVTLIRDGKAVQMSTRSGEFTTLREVLDEVGVDAARFFYLLRSFHTHLDFDLTLAKTQTRNNPVYYIQYVHARICSIFREAEAQGKTLAGHPPLSILTFPEEVRLMKAVARFPDVVSECAKTLEPHRIPFYLIEVSDLFHAFYHQHRFLGESPERTQARLALALGVKTVVASGLSMIGVSAPERM
- a CDS encoding sensor domain-containing diguanylate cyclase; its protein translation is MLKRFRYLPGLSAPAYLLALFLLRERIPGGVPFLLSAAIGPLAVAYFLVAYLLARKRDDRVPDLLPLIAWGCAAALEIHAFVPPVARSGVVPAALFFFLAVKFPPSRSIPAILCADVWLAAVQGPLEHEIYYISAMALVAGAAGIAVRGRYRKGALDGSGVQEAIARSRTLVLPWEDSGNRGVPAGGEMTEESSLLRKEEELKEGIRQALDRLLGLTGASHVAYVARSGSPGSDLHEGILLSRGSAAAREIRIPDTYVPVREATVFRKSFLEVGPGARRYAPWESGPGSAPTGVAAVPVTREGVVEGVLLAVRDEEGPWKDPVIPAMELAGHFVGRDIERMRELHQGDRYFLRGDWYHKMVRKMAEVGSGEDPETGGIVRSRREMVYAETAEQIRRQVGAERVLLVETGEDPGNGRVSWALSPEGGGPGTDAYEPLGDSYVGWVIRNGTQRIFPGTASPPRNQGVVPGSWEREGERSFLVLPVEGRVGFRGALVCAHPQEKRFRKRHAEIARDITRVMQLGLSHVERLESLTKKATTDGLTGLSNRKAFLERLAMDLARLDGRHPCGVVMVDIDHFKRINDTYGHPFGDEVLRGVASVLGKGVRKGDTAGRYGGEEFVLYLHMADTDRAREGAERFRRMIRQIRFSHAGKEVGVTASFGVACAPLHGKGVEDLLKHADEALYLSKERGRDRVTVYPGRTTDAPR